A single window of Granulicella mallensis MP5ACTX8 DNA harbors:
- a CDS encoding transposase, with protein MHDFVVMPEHIHLLLTPQNITLERAVGLIKGGFSHRLGSKFPVWQRGFTDQRVRDREGFLAARRYIHMNPVEERMCENSEDYKWSSAWKGAQRPVASK; from the coding sequence TTGCACGATTTCGTCGTGATGCCAGAACATATCCACCTTTTATTGACGCCACAAAACATCACTCTCGAACGAGCTGTAGGCCTCATCAAAGGCGGCTTTTCACACCGGTTGGGATCGAAGTTTCCAGTATGGCAACGAGGCTTCACGGATCAGAGGGTTCGCGATCGAGAAGGCTTTCTGGCGGCGCGAAGGTACATCCACATGAATCCGGTAGAGGAGCGTATGTGCGAGAACTCCGAAGACTACAAGTGGTCCTCGGCATGGAAGGGCGCGCAGAGGCCTGTAGCGAGCAAATAA
- a CDS encoding ABC-F family ATP-binding cassette domain-containing protein — protein sequence MLQLSGAGKRFGQKLLFEDVNWLITPNERTGLVGGNGTGKSTLLKILSGMESLDYGQRTHVRGMTLGYLPQDGLALSGRSVFEECLSVFDELRDMEKESEALTHILSDADPKSREYAAAADRYSEIADHLHVHDIYTLDAQVGAVLGGLGFSKEDWQRRTEEFSGGWQMRIALAKLLLQKPSLLLLDEPTNHLDLESRNWLEDYLHNYENAFILISHDRYFLDVTVNKIVEVWNKRMHVYHGNYEKYLTLKEERRAQIMAAYKNQRDRIEALEAFINRFRAQATKAKQVQSRIKELEKIERIEVPEEEATIHFKFPQPPASGRTVIEVTNLTKHYGEKRVLDNVSFTIERGDRIALVGANGAGKSTMIRMLSGLEDPTSGTLKLGHNVLADYFAQDQYKVLDGNAEMLDDITGSNPRVDVVTLRSLLGCFMFTGDDVFKKLGVLSGGERNRYAMAKMLVSPANFLLLDEPTNHLDLRAKDVLLDAIREFSGTVIFVSHDRYFIDGLATRVFEVEDRRVHIYPGNYEDYLFRKGGGIPTNTAEAKAKLTTDTATNSHIDAATGMFKPVKQAGSAAIETSTSTHEIEGSLAPVTATPKTNVKRLNPIKLKQLEDRVAAIENELPDLEARILAAEQQQAAFTTAEAARAIATELDTLREQHAARTAEWEELAMQLEEQTTA from the coding sequence ATGCTCCAACTCTCCGGCGCCGGAAAACGATTCGGCCAAAAACTCCTCTTTGAAGACGTCAACTGGCTCATTACCCCCAATGAGCGCACCGGCCTGGTCGGTGGCAACGGCACGGGCAAATCCACGCTGCTCAAGATCCTCTCCGGCATGGAGTCGCTCGACTACGGCCAGCGCACCCATGTCCGGGGGATGACGCTCGGTTACCTGCCGCAGGATGGTCTCGCACTCTCCGGCCGCTCGGTCTTCGAGGAGTGCCTGTCGGTCTTCGACGAGCTCCGCGACATGGAGAAGGAGTCCGAAGCGCTGACGCACATCCTCTCCGATGCCGACCCCAAGTCACGCGAGTACGCCGCTGCGGCCGACCGCTACTCCGAGATCGCCGACCATCTCCACGTACACGACATCTACACGCTGGACGCGCAGGTAGGCGCGGTGCTCGGCGGCCTGGGCTTCTCGAAGGAAGACTGGCAGCGCCGGACGGAAGAGTTCTCCGGCGGTTGGCAGATGCGCATCGCGCTGGCCAAGCTGCTGCTGCAGAAGCCTTCGCTGCTACTGCTCGACGAGCCGACGAACCATCTCGATCTCGAATCGCGCAACTGGCTCGAAGACTACCTGCACAACTACGAGAACGCCTTCATTCTGATCTCGCATGACCGCTACTTCCTCGACGTCACGGTGAACAAGATCGTCGAAGTCTGGAACAAGCGGATGCACGTGTACCACGGCAACTACGAGAAGTACCTGACGCTGAAGGAAGAGCGCCGCGCGCAGATCATGGCCGCGTACAAGAACCAACGCGACCGCATCGAAGCCCTCGAAGCCTTCATCAACCGCTTCCGCGCTCAGGCCACCAAGGCCAAGCAGGTGCAGTCGCGCATCAAGGAGCTGGAGAAGATCGAGCGCATCGAAGTGCCGGAAGAAGAGGCGACGATCCACTTCAAGTTCCCGCAGCCGCCCGCCAGCGGACGCACCGTGATCGAGGTCACCAATCTGACCAAGCACTACGGCGAAAAGCGTGTGCTCGACAATGTGAGCTTCACCATCGAACGCGGCGACCGCATCGCACTCGTCGGCGCGAACGGCGCGGGTAAATCGACGATGATCCGCATGCTCTCCGGGTTGGAAGATCCCACCAGCGGGACACTCAAACTCGGCCACAACGTTCTGGCCGACTACTTCGCGCAGGACCAGTACAAAGTACTCGACGGCAACGCCGAGATGCTCGACGACATCACCGGCTCCAACCCACGCGTAGATGTTGTCACGCTGCGCTCACTGCTGGGCTGCTTCATGTTCACCGGCGACGATGTCTTCAAGAAGCTGGGCGTGCTCTCCGGCGGAGAGCGCAACCGCTACGCGATGGCCAAGATGCTCGTCTCACCCGCGAACTTCCTGCTGCTCGACGAGCCGACGAACCATCTCGACCTCCGCGCCAAGGATGTTTTGCTGGACGCGATCCGCGAGTTCAGCGGCACGGTCATCTTCGTCTCGCATGACCGCTACTTTATCGACGGCCTGGCCACGCGTGTCTTCGAGGTCGAAGACCGTCGCGTCCACATCTACCCCGGCAACTACGAGGACTACCTCTTCCGCAAGGGCGGCGGCATCCCCACGAACACCGCCGAGGCCAAGGCCAAACTCACCACGGATACCGCGACCAACTCCCACATCGACGCGGCCACCGGCATGTTCAAACCGGTCAAGCAGGCAGGCAGTGCAGCAATCGAGACAAGTACCAGCACGCACGAGATCGAAGGCTCGCTGGCACCCGTGACGGCGACACCCAAGACCAACGTCAAGCGCCTGAACCCGATTAAGTTGAAGCAGCTCGAAGACCGCGTCGCCGCCATCGAGAACGAACTTCCCGACCTCGAGGCCCGCATTCTGGCGGCCGAACAACAGCAGGCCGCGTTCACAACAGCAGAAGCTGCACGAGCAATTGCCACGGAGCTCGATACGCTCCGCGAACAGCACGCCGCACGAACGGCAGAGTGGGAAGAGCTGGCGATGCAGTTGGAAGAGCAGACTACGGCCTGA